A single window of Plasmodium reichenowi strain SY57 chromosome 14, whole genome shotgun sequence DNA harbors:
- a CDS encoding CH domain-containing protein, putative (calponin homology domain-containing protein, putative) has translation MTDETKIGKEELRVWIEDTLKRKDFSFSCLKDGDIYLELFEYIWPKVMKKYKGSIIMYPSSDNERKENWKVIKIVLKKVQLEEDFIKYNDIVKNNFKQCYESLIILYFLYSLVRYHECDFILAHPIDQKLTDFMSSEKPLTCLVRAGSVNLPKNVFENVGNMSQCEDLHVIDDKGENDDKGKNDDRGKNDDMEKNDDKEKNDDKGKNDDKGKNDDKGKNDDKEKNDDKGKNDDIYNEMYNQFNKILSTSHKKLDMQNNVSFKKDNIKKDSSMEHINLIYPINSHMEGTFDKYINNYETYTIDHNKEEQQNMMDPINSNSNIKMEQVSKEYKKKKNFLEMNKENTEELDTRVNSNYTNKERKYDKKYDESDTFVGYEKCVYDDTISYNKHFSDKILSDVTWNRFSSNISCYDDNILYNKDLHNNVSNIYNDNMDIKTKNSNEFHINGIKRKSVSHNLSNVCTSPCSEFFKYFRLDDEIFQDNKKNNNVDMINSKEDLLENDLGLYKKEKYNMHTYKYNSNNNNNNNNNNNNNECFGRRPIHFFKQFNKHKVDVSSQTDNNREDIFLNNIIHHENIKNLEIIWNNNEQKVKGESLILFLKNQIKMYKKELRIQNDEIKSIQNIHKKNIDDIISSHILEISKLKEKHQADIFFLKNQHLENIVSVRKNFESKLNHIEEDLLLDLNILYNEDNGYRINEQINQIIIGEQNEREKYGTDEHIDNFLNNKEINKCDMNNNVNNSNDHINNNNDDNINNNNNDDDNINNNNNDNINNNNNNDDHHHHHINNNNNNNNTLKCSDRANNIRDVNYSEIKHNNNLMIYEKDKIKEHISINGILYNNISNGFIRNNDIPFKHEEHNLRNNIIIPHGLDNPLKKLKFLWSYKNKEHEENNKYIKEEMIHLKKIYNQVFLEKSKEYAELYVNNKIFYDILQYIEKDNNFVKEDIFKKSNEHYAIEEIKKRIYDIILKNNNESNTYMNGKKKEENQIVKELDENWLIKLLIYMNSLLQIERLRLKDMKIKQERNNGINNYIKNKNMKKNNYSFLLNNDMKKKELIIEEEEEEEEKEEEEEDISSNEIHRLEKEMDTNEKIKMLKEKNRKLLSLNEFYKKKLEHIQVWKTNLEIMKKNKCNQVIPNENSMDNKESIFFRKYKSEDDKGVSNKVGYTHNNNNKNYSSGNNNYSSGNNNNYSSGNNNNYSSGNNNNYSSDNNNNYSSDNNNNYSSDNNNNYSNNLRNGFTSLWFPLIYLKPVEEENKRDAELMYLLKMLGRYNNENKENDIWFSKNEDNDSNTDYTKFINDIYNNDENIFNFAYDENEYISCMKTENKKFTDKCYNDNENMNYRNINVEHRKDNILYSRYNVLNVLKKKLTYMFWQLLGDIYKYRNVIVETCNYIYNIHNLFNEYINKYEKGEKKNEEYYNKYMNDKEDDFLNEKYNLRKIIGITKLKLEICTNEYIELKENYDKEKKRLNMLTNTCYENECMKYKSTIQQFKNVDKQLKIYKAREKKWINLVKFLILELKNSSKTNQEDIKNMWIEIISTKNEIINHNNIYMHNNNTNDYFPIYKADQEKGTNLLNDEKVFIQNINRGIDENNFPFEYNHDKSTIDNNNNNNNNDLIVKNNKTDNEVNRNKKNIQMNEKQNDKINFYKKDFHSFLDDIVKSEVFHFYSYDESYNFITNKINSHIDNTSININTNEYYRHGHEMYIDKENMQDYNLYYNKKINHLYNSYILRNYNNAHNNNTHNNNVHNNNTHNNNTHNNNEHNNNAHNNNAHNNNEHNTTKRLSNQIMDKLYEGNDFFSLVSSIAKESCLIFQILLKIKEDDIKEKTEKITSLEKKLYLFKQYNINEKNKNKLLLEKQEILTNKINTLNIDKHKLQTHISSINKEKLYLKSNNLTKQQELNLIITYYKNIIISIQKHINKYSTVLHLLDNIPQHDKDIILNLTNNPDEKCKNLIFSLHKQQKDDLKTKSEFNDEGSHYSSIQQTNLQLLQSKSTNENMITGHDKSVHLSDISL, from the coding sequence ATGACGGATGAAACTAAAATTGGGAAGGAAGAATTAAGGGTGTGGATAGAGGATACattgaaaagaaaagattTTTCCTTTAGTTGTTTGAAAGACggtgatatatatttagaactatttgaatatatatggCCAAAAgtgatgaaaaaatataaaggaaGTATTATAATGTATCCATCAAGTGATAAtgaaagaaaagaaaattggaaagtaataaaaattgtatTGAAAAAGGTACAACTTGAAGAAGATTTTATTAAGTATAATGATAttgttaaaaataattttaaacaATGTTATGAAtcattaattattttatatttcttatattcTTTAGTGAGATATCATGAATGTGATTTTATATTAGCACATCCGATTGATCAAAAATTAACTGATTTTATGTCTAGTGAGAAACCTCTAACCTGCTTAGTTAGAGCAGGTAGTGTTAATCTCCCAAAAAATGTATTTGAAAATGTTGGGAATATGTCTCAGTGTGAAGATCTACATGTAATAGATGATAAGGGGGAAAATGATGACAAGGGAAAAAATGATGACAGGGGAAAAAATGATGACatggaaaaaaatgatgacaaggaaaaaaatgatgacaagggaaaaaatgatgacaagggaaaaaatgatgacaagggaaaaaatgatgacaaggaaaaaaatgatgacaagggaaaaaatgatgacatatataatgaaatgTATAACCAATTCAATAAGATATTAAGTACTTCtcataaaaaattagatatgcaaaataatgtatcttttaaaaaagataatataaaaaaggataGTTCAATGGAACACATAAATTTGATCTATCCTATAAATTCTCATATGGAAGGTACCtttgataaatatataaataattatgaaacCTATACAATTGATCATAACAAAGAAGAACAACAAAATATGATGGACCCCATTAATTCAAATAGTAACATCAAAATGGAGCAAGTATCAAAGGAatacaagaaaaaaaaaaattttttagaAATGAATAAGGAAAATACTGAAGAATTAGATACTAGAGTAAATAGTAATTATACAAACaaagaaagaaaatatgataaaaaatatgatgaaaGTGATACTTTTGTAGGATATGAAAAATGTGTATATGATGATACCATATCTtataataaacattttaGTGATAAGATATTGAGTGATGTTACTTGGAATCGTTTTTCTTCGAACATTTCTTgttatgatgataatatattatataacaaagATTTGCATAATAATGTGtccaatatatataatgataatatggatataaaaacaaagaaTTCAAACGaatttcatataaatgGGATAAAGAGAAAGAGTGTATCACACAATTTAAGTAATGTATGCACTTCTCCATGTAgtgaattttttaaatattttagaTTGGACGACGAGATATTTCAAGAcaataaaaagaataataatgtagATATGATAAATAGTAAGGAGGATCTATTAGAAAATGATTTGGGTTTATataagaaagaaaaatataatatgcacacatataaatataacagcaacaataataataataataataataataataataataatgaatgCTTTGGAAGACGTCCTATCCATTTCTTTAAACAATTTAATAAACATAAGGTAGATGTGTCATCACAAACAGATAATAATCGAGaggatatatttttaaacaatataattcatcatgagaatataaaaaatctAGAAATTATATGGAATAATAATGAACAAAAGGTGAAGGGGGAATCTTTAATTCTTTTCttaaaaaatcaaataaaaatgtataaaaaagaattaagaatccaaaatgatgaaataaaaagtatacaaaatatacacaaaaaaaatatagatgatataatatcatCTCATATATTAGAAATATCCAAACTTAAGGAAAAACATCAAGcagatatttttttcttaaaaaatCAGCATTTAGAAAATATAGTAAGTGTAAGAAAAAATTTCGAATCAAAATTAAATCATATAGAGGAAGATCTTCTCTTAGATTTGAATATACTTTATAACGAAGATAATGGTTATAGAATAAATGAACAAATTAATCAAATAATTATAGGAgaacaaaatgaaagaGAAAAATATGGAACAGACGAACACATTGATAATTTTCTCAATAATAAGGAGATCAATAAATGTGATATGAATAACAATGTGAACAATTCTAAtgatcatataaataataataatgatgataatataaataataataataatgatgatgataatataaataataataataatgataatataaataataataataataatgatgatcatcatcatcatcatataaataataataataataataataatactttAAAATGTTCAGATAGAGCTAATAACATAAGGGATGTTAATTATTCAGAAATAAAACATAACAATAATCTTATGATATATGAAAAGgataaaataaaggaaCACATATCTATTAAtggtatattatataataatatttcaaatgGATTTATTAGAAATAATGATATACCCTTTAAACATGAGGAACATAATTTGAGaaacaatattattattccaCATGGATTAGATAACCCACTTAAGAAGCTGAAATTTTTGTGGAGTTACAAGAATAAAGAACATGAAGaaaacaataaatatataaaagaagaaatgaTTCACcttaagaaaatatataaccaAGTATTCTTAGAAAAAAGTAAAGAATACGCTGAACTATATGttaacaataaaatattttatgatatattacaatatattgaaaaggacaataattttgttaaagaagatatattcaaaaaaagTAATGAACATTATGCTATAGAAGAAATtaagaaaagaatatatgatattatattaaaaaataataatgaaagtaatacatatatgaatgggaagaaaaaagaagaaaacCAAATTGTTAAAGAGCTAGATGAAAATTGgttaattaaattattaatatatatgaactCATTACTACAAATAGAAAGGTTAAGATTAAAAGATATGAAAATTAAACAAGAAAGAAATAATGGTATCAACAATTatatcaaaaataaaaatatgaaaaaaaacaattattcatttttattaaataacgacatgaaaaaaaaagaattaataattgaagaagaagaagaagaagaagagaaagaagaagaagagGAAGATATATCAAGCAACGAAATACATAGGCTAGAAAAGGAGATGGatacaaatgaaaaaataaaaatgttgaAAGAGAAAAATAGAAAGTTGTTATCTCTAAAtgaattttataaaaagaaattagAACATATACAAGTGTGGAAAACAAACCTGgaaattatgaaaaaaaataaatgtaacCAGGTTATTCCTAATGAAAATAGTATGGATAATAAGGAAAGTATTTTTTTcagaaaatataaaagtgAAGATGATAAAGGTGTTTCAAATAAAGTGGGATATacacataataataataataaaaattatagtagtggtaataataattatagtagtggtaataataataattatagtagtggtaataataataattatagtagtggtaataataataattatagtagtgataataataataattatagtagtgataataataataattatagtagtgataataataataattatagtaataatttaaGAAATGGATTTACATCCTTATGGTTCCCActcatatatttaaaaccTGTTGAGGAAGAAAACAAAAGAGATGCAGAATTAATgtatcttttaaaaatgttagGTAGGTATAATAATGagaataaagaaaatgatatatgGTTTTCTAAGAATGAAGATAATGATAGTAATACGGATTAtacaaaatttataaatgatatatataataatgatgaaaatatttttaattttgcttatgatgaaaatgaatatatttcatGTATGAAGACAGAAAATAAGAAATTCACTGATAAATgttataatgataatgaaaatatgaattatagaaatataaatgtagAACATAGaaaagataatattttatattctcGATACAATGttttaaatgttttaaaaaagaaactGACATATATGTTTTGGCAACTTCTAGGtgatatttataaataccGAAATGTTATCGTAGAAACATGTAactacatatataatatacataatttatttaatgaatatataaataagtaTGAAAAAGgtgaaaagaaaaatgaagaatattataataagtatatgaatgataaagaggatgattttttaaatgagaaatataatttaagaaaaattataggaataacaaaattaaaattgGAAATATGTACTAATGAATATATtgaattaaaagaaaattatgataaggaaaaaaaacGTTTAAATATGTTAACAAATACATGTTATGAGAATGAATgtatgaaatataaaagtacCATACaacaatttaaaaatgtagataaacaattaaaaatatataaagcaagagaaaaaaaatggataaATTTAGTTAAATTCTTAATATTAGAATTAAAGAATTCTTCAAAAACAAATCAAgaagatattaaaaatatgtggATAGAAATTATATCTACTAAAAACGAAATAattaatcataataatatatatatgcataataataatactaatGATTATTTTCCAATTTATAAGGCAGATCAAGAAAAAGGTACcaatttattaaatgatgaaaaagTATTCATTCAGAATATAAACAGAGGTATAGATGAAAATAACTTTCCTTTTGAATATAACCATGATAAATCTACTATcgataataataataataataataataatgatcttatagtaaaaaataataaaacagATAATGAAGTgaatagaaataaaaaaaatattcaaatgaatgaaaaacaaaatgataaaatcaatttttataaaaaagattttcattcttttttaGATGACATAGTAAAAAGTGAAgtctttcatttttattcatatgatgaatcatataattttattacaaataaaataaactCGCATATTGATAATACATCTATTAACATCAATacaaatgaatattatagACATGGTCATGAAATGTATAtagataaagaaaatatgcaagactataatttatattataataaaaaaataaaccATCTCTATAATAGTTATATTCTTcgtaattataataatgcacataataataacacacataataataatgtacataataataacacacataataataacacacataataataatgaacataataataatgcacataataataatgcacataataataatgaacaTAATACAACTAAACGTTTATCAAATCAAATAATGgataaattatatgaagGAAACGATTTCTTTAGTTTGGTAAGTAGTATAGCAAAAGAATCATGTcttatttttcaaatattattaaaaataaaagaagatgatataaaagagaaaacagaaaaaataacatcattagaaaaaaaattatatttatttaaacaatataatataaatgaaaaaaataaaaataaattgtTATTAGAGAAACAGGAAATATTAactaataaaataaatacattaaatattgataaacataaattacaaacacatatatcatcaataaataaagaaaaactatatttaaaaagtaataatttAACAAAACAACAAGAACTTAATTTAATTATcacatattataaaaatattattatatccattcaaaaacatataaacaaatattcAACTGTTCTACATCTATTAGATAATATACCTCAACATGATAAAGATATTATTCTTAATTTAACAAATAACCCTGATGAAAAATGTAAGAATTTAATATTCTCATTACATAAACAACAAAAGGATGatttaaaaacaaaaagtGAATTCAACGATGAAGGTTCTCACTATTCTTCTATTCAACAGACAAATCTACAACTATTACAAAGTAAATCAACGAATGAAAATATGATCACAGGTCATGATAAAAGTGTCCATTTGTCAGATATATCcctataa
- a CDS encoding multidrug resistance protein 2 (heavy metal transport family): MDVSNYEYLRSYGIKNELKMKRTQKKIIIYHLVDMIILFLLFFSCYNFNLELCYKYEKCIFYNFFKSSVDLFLLNVIRIIYTVILFRLHRKLTELNTLGKVYVLSRHITGILVILNVIKMINYSYVIKSENPPYNTDMYLITLKVLFMVYSMISSIYYYFVQFKLYNIKKKYIIARVELEKILINDIKSKKYNIYKSDENSGLLGTDNNSTIMNNEYLNLDYKNLLDMNISYNKLNEKINNDIINNTSDVQEINMDYNDIHNFQKKKKSSNFDYLNFFHKESKDNKTDVKESFLNKIYGSNKRSNKIYDNDNNNNNNINSKIDYLENNITYKEFKKILLPYLWPSKRIDMKGNSSILRTYIVLIFLFILVSKVFSVISPIYLGWASNEVLKKSLSSSVYYLGLYVTFFFISKFLKEVCGVLYSQVQQSAFIELQESIFQTFHNLSYEWYSSKNSGGIMRIVDRGTESANNLMSSVLMYIIPATIEGLITCIIFIFKYKNSLLGSVLFIGLTLYIYSTIKITKWRKKIRTKANEMDNVYHDIAHDSLTNYENVKYFSNEKFEIKKFCNALSNYHRYNLKILNSLGILNTVQQFILNGTLFFTLLCVIYMIVKEGSDPGTFISVVVYTSNVFAPLSILGTLYATIIKSFTDISDLIDILRDKIDISNDKNLKNFDLTSQEKKFGVSIEFNNVHFNYPTQPLHTSLKDINIYIKPGTTCALVGHTGSGKTTISKLLYRFYDSKGEIKIGGRNINEYTRNSIRNIIGIVPQDTILFNESIKYNILYGKLDATEEELIQAVKSAQLYDFIQSLPKKWDTLVGDKGVKLSGGERQRISIARCLLKDPKIVIFDEATSSLDSRTEYLFQKAVEDLRKNRTIIIIAHKLCTITTAELIILLNKGKIIERGTHLDLLKCNGEYTEMWNMQSKSNEPHTETGSSIDKDDVNKNNNKNNDIILNISKNDITTSFRSNSEKSSQEFSDASNHFKQPKTSHDHNNNINVDKTNDQAQLFLTNDKTDMDNNINTKKK; encoded by the coding sequence ATGGATGTATCAAATTACGAGTATTTAAGATCCTATGGAATTAAGAACGAActaaaaatgaaaagaacgcagaagaagataataatatatcacTTAGTAGATATGataatactttttttattattttttagttgttacaattttaatttagaattatgttataaatatgaaaagtgtattttttataatttttttaaatcatcagttgatttatttttgttgaatgtaataagaataatatacaCGGTAATTTTATTTAGATTACATAGAAAGTTAACAGAATTAAATACATTAGGAAAGGTGTATGTATTATCTAGACATATTACCGGTATCTTAGTTATATTAAACGTAATAAAGATGATAAATTATAGTTATGTAATAAAATCAGAGAATCCTCCTTATAATACTGACATGTATTTAATAACACTCAAAGTTTTGTTTATGGTTTATAGTATGATTTcatctatatattattattttgtacaatttaaattatataacataaagaagaaatatattatagcTCGAGTTgaattagaaaaaatattaataaatgacattaaatcaaaaaaatataacatatataaatctgATGAAAATAGTGGCCTTTTAGGAAcagataataatagtaccataatgaataatgaatatttaaaccttgattataaaaatttattagatatgaatatatcgtataacaaattaaatgaaaaaataaataatgatatcataaataatacTTCTGATGTTCAGGAGATAAATATGgattataatgatattcataattttcagaaaaaaaaaaaatcttcgaattttgattatttaaattttttccATAAAGAAAgtaaagataataaaactGATGTAAAAgaatcatttttaaataaaatatatggtAGTAATAAACGtagtaataaaatatatgataatgataataataataataataatataaactCCAAAATTGAttatttagaaaataatataacatataaagaatttaaaaaaatacttTTACCATATTTGTGGCCAAGTAAAAGGATAGATATGAAAGGAAATAGCTCTATATTACGTACatatattgttttaatatttttatttatattagtATCAAAAGTATTTAGTGTAATTTCTCCGATATATTTAGGTTGGGCATCAAATGaagtattaaaaaagagTTTATCTAGTTCAGTATATTATTTAGGTTTATAtgtaacatttttttttatatctaaatttttaaaagagGTTTGTGGTGTATTATATTCACAAGTACAACAATCAGCTTTTATAGAATTACAAGAATCCATATTTCAAActtttcataatttatCATATGAATGGTATTCTAGTAAAAATTCTGGTGGTATTATGAGAATAGTTGATAGAGGTACCGAGAGTGCAAATAATTTGATGAGTTCTGTTttaatgtatattattcCAGCAACAATAGAAGGATTAATAAcatgtattatatttatttttaaatataaaaatagttTATTAGGTAgtgtattatttataggtttaactttatatatatattcaacaataaaaattacaaagtggagaaaaaaaattagaacAAAAGCAAATGAGATGGATAATGTATATCATGATATAGCTCATGATTCATTAAcaaattatgaaaatgtGAAATATTTTAGTAATGAAAAATTTGAAATCAAAAAATTTTGTAATGCATTATCGAATTATCATagatataatttaaaaatattaaatagtTTAGGTATATTAAATACTGTTCAACAATTTATATTGAATGGTACATTATTCTTTACATTATTAtgtgtaatatatatgatagTTAAAGAAGGATCAGATCCAGGTACCTTCATAAGTGTAGTTGTATATACATCTAATGTATTTGCTCCATTAAGTATATTAGGAACATTATATGCTACTATTATTAAATCATTTACGGATATTAGTGATTTGATAGATATTTTAAGAGATAAAATTGATATATCGaatgataaaaatttgaaaaattttgatttaacatcacaagaaaaaaaattcgGTGTTAGTATTGAATTTAATAATGTACATTTTAATTACCCAACACAACCATTACATACATCattaaaagatattaaTATCTACATAAAACCGGGTACAACATGTGCTCTTGTAGGTCATACAGGTTCTGGAAAAACAACAATTTCCAAATTGTTATATCGATTCTATGATTCCAAAGGAGAAATTAAAATTGGAGGAcgtaatataaatgaatatacCAGAAACTCCattagaaatattatagGTATAGTACCACAAGATaccatattatttaatgaatctataaaatataatattttatacgGAAAATTAGATGCCACTGAAGAAGAATTAATACAAGCTGTTAAATCGGCTCAGTTATATGATTTTATACAATCTCTTCCAAAAAAATGGGACACCTTAGTTGGTGATAAAGGAGTTAAATTATCAGGAGGAGAACGACAAAGAATATCTATAGCAAGATGTTTATTGAAAGATCCTaaaattgttatatttGATGAAGCAACCAGTTCATTAGATTCAAGAACAGAATATCTTTTTCAAAAAGCTGTAGAAgatttaagaaaaaatagaaccattattattatagcACATAAACTATGTACTATCACAACCGCtgaattaattattttattgaaCAAAGGAAAAATTATAGAAAGAGGAACACATCtagatttattaaaatgtaatGGAGAATACACAGAAATGTGGAATATGCAATCAAAGTCAAATGAACCACATACTGAAACAGGTTCATCAATTGATAAAGACgatgtaaataaaaataataacaaaaataatgatatcATACTTAATATATCTAAAAATGATATCACGACAAGTTTTAGATCGAACAGTGAAAAAAGTAGTCAAGAATTTAGTGACGCAAGTAATCATTTTAAACAACCGAAAACTTCTCATGaccataataataatattaacgTAGACAAAACAAATGACCAAGCACAACTTTTTTTAACGAATGATAAAACAGATatggataataatattaatacaaaaaaaaaatag